A genomic window from Streptomyces brevispora includes:
- a CDS encoding MDR family MFS transporter, translated as MSDLKTATGTGGKAADRKPKREPQQRSVRVVMLALMIAMLLAMLDNLIVGTAMPTIVGDLGGLEHLSWVVTAYTLATAASTPIWGKLGDMYGRKGIFLTSIVLFLIGSVLSGMSQDMGQLIGFRAIQGLGAGGLMVGVMAIIGDLVPPRERGKYQGLMAGVMAIAMIGGPLVGGTITDHLGWRWSFYINLPLGAVALGMVTAVLHLPKQERTKSKVDYLGAGLLTVGITSIVLVTTWGGSQYDWNSAVIMELIAIGVASLAGFLFVETKAAEPIIPLHVFRNRNFTLMSVVGFMSGFVMFGAVLFLPLFQQSVQGASATNSGLLLLPMLLSMMIVSLIAGRITTSSGRYKIFPIVGSILMVAGLFLLSQMDTGTTRFTSGIYMAVLGAGMGFLMQITMLVAQNSVELKDMGVASSATTLFRTLGSSFGVAIMGALFTGRVQDEMVARGGGAATTASAQLDAASLAKLPVPVREAYEFAVSSGTHLAFLVGASVGLIAVVASLFVKEVPLRGAGPEPVADAAG; from the coding sequence ATGTCGGACCTGAAGACGGCGACGGGGACGGGCGGGAAGGCAGCCGACCGCAAGCCGAAACGCGAGCCGCAGCAGCGCAGCGTCCGGGTGGTGATGCTCGCCCTGATGATCGCCATGCTGCTGGCCATGCTCGACAACCTCATCGTCGGCACCGCGATGCCGACCATCGTCGGTGACCTCGGCGGGCTGGAGCACCTGTCCTGGGTCGTCACCGCCTATACCCTGGCCACCGCCGCCTCCACCCCCATCTGGGGCAAGCTCGGCGACATGTACGGCCGCAAGGGCATATTCCTCACGTCCATCGTGCTCTTCCTGATCGGCTCGGTCCTCAGCGGAATGTCCCAGGACATGGGCCAGCTGATCGGCTTCCGCGCGATCCAGGGCCTCGGTGCCGGTGGTCTGATGGTCGGCGTCATGGCGATCATCGGTGACCTGGTGCCGCCTCGCGAGCGCGGCAAGTACCAGGGCCTGATGGCCGGCGTGATGGCGATCGCCATGATCGGCGGACCGCTGGTCGGCGGCACCATCACCGACCACCTCGGCTGGCGCTGGAGCTTCTACATCAACCTGCCGCTGGGCGCCGTCGCCCTGGGCATGGTCACCGCTGTACTGCACCTGCCCAAACAGGAACGCACCAAGTCGAAGGTCGACTATCTCGGCGCCGGGCTGCTGACGGTCGGCATCACCTCGATCGTGCTGGTCACCACCTGGGGCGGCTCGCAGTACGACTGGAACTCCGCCGTCATCATGGAGCTCATCGCGATCGGTGTCGCGTCGCTGGCCGGCTTCCTCTTCGTCGAGACGAAGGCCGCGGAGCCGATCATCCCGCTGCACGTCTTCCGCAACCGGAACTTCACCCTGATGTCCGTGGTCGGCTTCATGTCGGGCTTCGTGATGTTCGGCGCGGTGCTCTTCCTGCCGCTCTTCCAGCAGTCCGTCCAGGGCGCCTCCGCGACCAACTCGGGACTGCTGCTCCTGCCGATGCTGCTGTCGATGATGATCGTCTCGCTGATCGCCGGCCGGATCACCACCAGCAGCGGCCGGTACAAGATCTTCCCGATCGTCGGCTCGATCCTGATGGTGGCCGGTCTCTTCCTGCTCTCGCAGATGGACACCGGCACCACCCGTTTCACCTCCGGCATCTACATGGCCGTGCTCGGAGCGGGCATGGGCTTCCTGATGCAGATCACGATGCTCGTCGCGCAGAACAGCGTCGAGCTGAAGGACATGGGCGTCGCCTCGTCCGCCACCACCCTGTTCCGTACGCTCGGCAGCTCCTTCGGCGTCGCCATCATGGGTGCGCTGTTCACCGGGCGGGTGCAGGACGAGATGGTGGCCCGTGGCGGCGGGGCGGCCACCACGGCGTCCGCCCAGCTGGACGCGGCGAGTCTGGCGAAGCTGCCGGTCCCGGTGCGTGAGGCGTACGAGTTCGCGGTGTCGTCCGGTACGCACCTCGCCTTCCTGGTGGGCGCCTCGGTCGGCCTGATCGCCGTGGTGGCGTCGCTGTTCGTCAAGGAGGTGCCGCTGCGGGGAGCGGGTCCGGAGCCCGTCGCGGACGCGGCGGGCTGA
- a CDS encoding TetR/AcrR family transcriptional regulator, protein MSSTSQPRRGNTRQRIQDVALELFAEQGYEKTSLREISEKLDVTKAALYYHFKTKEDILVSIFEDLNRPVTDVIAWGREQPRTLETKKEILARYSEALTKAAPLFRFMQENQATVRDLSIGATIKDRVLGLVDLIKDPDAPLTDQVRCLSAIFTLHAGMFGLKDIDGDAEDKRKAVLEVAVDLVTRAHDPGADR, encoded by the coding sequence ATGAGCAGCACGTCGCAGCCACGCCGGGGCAACACCCGCCAGCGCATCCAGGACGTCGCTCTGGAACTCTTCGCCGAGCAGGGCTACGAGAAGACCTCACTGCGTGAGATCTCCGAGAAGCTGGACGTCACCAAGGCCGCGCTCTACTACCACTTCAAGACGAAGGAAGACATCCTCGTCAGCATCTTCGAGGACCTCAACCGGCCCGTCACGGATGTGATCGCCTGGGGCCGGGAGCAGCCGCGCACCCTGGAGACGAAGAAGGAGATCCTCGCCCGCTACAGCGAAGCGCTGACCAAGGCCGCCCCGCTCTTCCGCTTCATGCAGGAGAACCAGGCGACCGTGCGCGACCTGAGCATCGGCGCGACGATCAAGGACCGGGTGCTGGGCCTGGTCGACCTGATCAAGGATCCCGACGCCCCGCTCACCGATCAGGTGCGGTGCCTCAGCGCGATCTTCACCCTGCACGCCGGCATGTTCGGGCTCAAAGACATCGACGGCGACGCCGAGGACAAGCGCAAGGCCGTCCTCGAGGTCGCCGTCGATCTGGTGACCCGGGCGCATGACCCGGGTGCCGACCGGTAA
- a CDS encoding M23 family metallopeptidase: MSKRVTFKHSHRPSASRVRGAVVAAGLGTSMVLGAGAAFAVGTTGTIGAASLVNAGAAESVAQQAAAQGKAAKVAEQVAVKKAEAEKAAAAKLSWVTPVSQYELSASYGNDGSRWAHKHSGQDFAVPIGTKVAAAHNGTVVKAGPNGGGDGPAYGNAIVIKHGNGTYSQYAHLSQVDVHIGQSVEKGQKIALSGNTGNSSGPHLHFEIRTTANYGSAVNPVSYLHKQGVSV; this comes from the coding sequence ATGTCGAAGCGCGTTACGTTCAAGCACTCCCACCGTCCGTCCGCCTCCCGTGTGCGTGGCGCTGTGGTGGCGGCCGGTCTGGGGACGTCGATGGTTCTCGGTGCGGGCGCTGCGTTCGCGGTCGGCACGACGGGGACCATCGGCGCCGCGAGCCTGGTGAACGCCGGCGCGGCCGAGTCGGTCGCCCAGCAGGCGGCCGCGCAGGGCAAGGCGGCCAAGGTAGCCGAGCAGGTGGCTGTCAAGAAGGCCGAGGCCGAGAAGGCCGCCGCCGCGAAGCTGAGCTGGGTGACCCCGGTCTCCCAGTACGAGCTGAGCGCGAGCTACGGCAACGACGGCAGCCGCTGGGCACACAAGCACTCCGGCCAGGACTTCGCCGTGCCGATCGGCACCAAGGTCGCGGCCGCGCACAACGGCACCGTCGTGAAGGCCGGCCCGAACGGTGGCGGCGACGGTCCCGCGTACGGCAACGCCATTGTGATCAAGCACGGCAACGGCACCTACTCGCAGTACGCGCACCTCTCGCAGGTCGACGTGCACATCGGCCAGTCCGTGGAGAAGGGCCAGAAGATCGCCCTCTCCGGCAACACCGGCAACTCCAGCGGCCCGCACCTGCACTTCGAGATCCGGACCACCGCGAACTACGGCTCCGCGGTCAACCCGGTCTCCTACCTGCACAAGCAGGGCGTCTCGGTCTGA